One Pseudomonadota bacterium DNA window includes the following coding sequences:
- a CDS encoding GNAT family N-acetyltransferase — protein sequence MRSRSITDIPRPAHDPGWQDTYAHMIATAKDAIARVRPGQRVFIGTGCAQPQELVQALTLRSSELPDTEIVHLLTIGEAPYAHKKLSHSFTVNSFFIADNVRDFIQEGLGSYTPIFLSDIPRLFRSGQMPLDVALIQVTPPDERGMCSLGISVDIVKSAAENAGLVIAQVNPAMPRTHGDSSLHVYDIDVLVPTDAPLIEFTPKAPTEITRRIGGFVASLVEDGATMELGIGSIPHSVLEFLGDRKDLGIHTEMLTDSVIDLIESGVINGARKSIDRGKVVASFCMGSRRLYSYIHDNPVFAFHPTEYVNDPFLIGRQAKMVAINVALEVDLTGQVCADSLGDRFFSGIGGQVDFNRGAAHSAGGKAIIAMPSTARDGTISRIVSRLSPGAGVVTTRGDVHYVVTEHGVAYLHGKSVQERALALIAIADPAYRPRLLREAIDLKYVRSEMADVEGRIIVGPQDLRTKVLLEDGTQVSIRPMHPTDEMPMKELFYALSQQSVYYRFMSHLKRFPQKQLQNFVFIDHRNEVAFVATVPEAHGDEIIATGGYFLDPMTNRAEVAFVVRDSWHSRGIGTFLMRYLTTVARRNGIAGFTAEVLRQNKAMQTVLHNCGCKVKSRLVGDVYHFDLDFH from the coding sequence ATGCGGTCGCGGTCGATCACCGACATCCCCAGGCCGGCCCACGATCCCGGCTGGCAGGACACGTACGCGCACATGATCGCGACGGCGAAAGACGCCATCGCGCGCGTCCGCCCGGGCCAGCGCGTGTTCATCGGGACCGGGTGCGCGCAGCCGCAGGAGCTCGTCCAGGCGCTCACCCTGCGCTCGTCGGAGCTGCCGGACACGGAGATCGTCCACCTCCTGACGATCGGCGAGGCGCCGTACGCGCACAAGAAGCTGAGCCACTCGTTCACGGTCAACAGCTTCTTCATCGCCGACAACGTGAGGGACTTCATCCAGGAGGGTCTCGGCAGCTACACCCCGATCTTCCTGTCGGACATCCCGCGGCTGTTCCGATCCGGCCAGATGCCGCTCGACGTCGCGCTCATCCAGGTCACCCCCCCCGACGAGCGCGGCATGTGCTCCCTCGGGATCTCGGTCGACATCGTCAAGAGCGCGGCGGAGAACGCCGGGCTCGTGATCGCCCAGGTGAACCCCGCGATGCCGCGCACCCACGGCGACAGCTCGCTGCACGTGTACGACATCGACGTGCTCGTCCCGACCGACGCGCCGCTCATCGAGTTCACGCCGAAGGCGCCGACGGAGATCACGCGGCGGATCGGCGGGTTCGTCGCCTCGCTGGTCGAGGACGGCGCGACCATGGAGCTCGGCATCGGCTCGATCCCGCACTCGGTGCTCGAGTTCCTGGGCGACAGGAAGGATCTCGGCATCCACACGGAGATGTTGACCGACTCGGTCATCGACCTCATCGAGAGCGGCGTCATCAACGGCGCGCGGAAGTCCATCGACCGCGGCAAGGTCGTGGCGAGCTTCTGCATGGGATCGCGGCGGCTCTATTCGTACATCCACGACAACCCCGTCTTCGCGTTCCACCCGACCGAGTACGTGAACGACCCGTTCCTCATCGGACGTCAGGCGAAGATGGTCGCGATCAACGTGGCGCTCGAGGTCGATCTCACGGGCCAGGTGTGCGCCGACTCGCTCGGAGACAGGTTCTTCTCCGGAATCGGCGGGCAGGTGGACTTCAACCGGGGCGCCGCCCACTCCGCCGGCGGAAAGGCGATCATCGCGATGCCGTCCACGGCGCGCGACGGGACCATCTCCCGCATCGTCTCCCGCCTGAGCCCCGGGGCCGGAGTCGTCACGACCCGCGGCGACGTCCACTACGTGGTCACCGAGCACGGCGTCGCGTACCTCCACGGGAAGAGCGTCCAGGAACGCGCGCTCGCGCTGATCGCGATCGCGGATCCCGCATACCGGCCGCGGCTCCTGCGGGAAGCCATCGACCTCAAGTACGTGCGCTCCGAGATGGCGGACGTGGAGGGACGGATCATCGTCGGCCCGCAGGATCTCAGGACGAAGGTGCTCCTCGAGGACGGGACACAGGTGAGCATCCGGCCGATGCACCCGACGGACGAGATGCCGATGAAGGAGCTCTTCTACGCGCTGTCGCAGCAGAGCGTCTACTACCGCTTCATGTCGCACCTGAAGCGCTTCCCGCAGAAGCAGCTCCAGAACTTCGTCTTCATCGACCACCGGAACGAAGTGGCGTTCGTCGCCACCGTGCCGGAGGCGCACGGCGACGAGATCATCGCCACGGGCGGGTACTTCCTCGACCCGATGACCAACCGCGCCGAGGTCGCGTTCGTCGTGCGCGACTCGTGGCACAGCCGCGGGATCGGCACGTTCCTGATGCGCTACCTCACGACCGTCGCGAGGCGCAACGGCATCGCCGGCTTCACGGCGGAGGTGCTCCGGCAGAACAAGGCGATGCAGACGGTCCTGCACAACTGCGGCTGCAAGGTGAAGAGCCGGCTCGTCGGCGACGTGTACCACTTCGATCTCGACTTCCATTGA
- a CDS encoding AMP-binding protein, translating to MSDLSLKEKLGARLHVAPPSSLSEGALFSDERGWSEFLAATAKEPDAFFLRLAGELAWRAAPASSGAPGDWFPGGELNLAEVCLKAGDAEAACLLWPGADGQIRSWTRAQLGERVGELAARVRALGLVAGDRVEVLSAGGPDFAVALLACFSLGLVAQPSG from the coding sequence ATGAGCGACCTTTCCCTCAAGGAGAAGCTCGGCGCCCGGCTCCACGTCGCGCCGCCGTCGTCCCTCTCCGAAGGCGCGCTCTTTTCCGACGAGCGAGGCTGGTCGGAGTTCCTCGCGGCGACGGCGAAGGAGCCGGACGCCTTCTTCCTGCGGCTCGCGGGCGAGCTCGCGTGGCGTGCGGCCCCGGCTTCGTCGGGCGCGCCGGGCGACTGGTTTCCTGGCGGCGAGCTGAACCTCGCCGAGGTCTGCCTCAAGGCGGGCGACGCCGAGGCGGCCTGCCTCCTGTGGCCCGGTGCCGACGGGCAGATCCGCTCCTGGACCCGGGCGCAGCTCGGCGAGCGCGTCGGGGAGCTCGCGGCGCGGGTCCGCGCCCTCGGGCTCGTCGCGGGCGATCGGGTCGAGGTGCTCTCCGCGGGCGGTCCGGATTTCGCGGTCGCCCTGCTGGCCTGCTTCAGCCTCGGGCTCGTCGCACAGCCGTCCGGCC
- a CDS encoding phosphate acyltransferase, with protein sequence MDGTTLKELAERRASVRSAASDVGARLDGRIRELLGRRMPGAEDDTVLALLDGETARVARRTGWSSLVVRTNADATRASVYVGPKLLDEAILPRSDGATDSPATRAALVLRWFADRGLRFSELSGIAAAGGYLSAVPPGTYRLCEDMVSDLDHGALAHPANLAIPTALLLAAEIGPDALRTTTDPRSSGLVDAAERLVLSSRLRSRGETAHVASLRAAASLVANAMGAPLAELTIIAAHLGPESSAARIAGGRFERLAPSFGALPGAASSGALPLAELLLGLASHDLRSDEIAAEVLSGGGGLAIFAGASDEGRKAWVGPAFAREAAAGVLALAAGGAPVDAVVLTGELVEDAAIAAAVVNNIPLDAPIVCVPGTLETSALCAGLLRACADPTAAADYVAIRDRTAAERAEQDRALDAALFGAERAQRAVPRRRACSVNDIILAASGKDGDALPVIAIAGADNEEALLASKLANNEGGVRLARFLLVGPYGSISDLAWELDVPIDEENYFVVDSQRPVDTAVALYADGVADIVMKGAVTTAELLKGYFSGLKARGLARPGLKLSHIGLFDVPGRSKLIAIADAALNPDPDLDLRAVILENSLVALRALGIDRPKVAVISATEKPSDKVLSSIEGRKIAERFEGRTDLIVEGPISVDLALSPDAAREKHYGGLIRGDADLLLVPTIDVGNAIYKSLTVAGGATTAGAVIGGAAPIILTSRGDSARSKLSSIAFAIVLARRSAQEANR encoded by the coding sequence GTGGACGGTACGACGCTGAAAGAACTCGCTGAACGACGCGCCTCGGTGCGCTCCGCCGCGTCCGACGTCGGCGCGCGGCTCGACGGGCGCATCCGCGAGCTCCTCGGGCGCAGGATGCCCGGCGCGGAGGACGACACGGTGCTCGCCCTCCTCGACGGCGAGACCGCGCGCGTCGCGCGGCGCACCGGGTGGAGCTCCCTCGTCGTCAGGACGAACGCCGACGCGACGCGGGCTTCCGTGTACGTCGGGCCGAAGCTCCTCGACGAGGCGATCCTCCCGAGATCGGACGGCGCGACGGACTCCCCTGCGACGCGCGCCGCCCTTGTCCTCCGCTGGTTCGCGGATCGCGGCCTGCGGTTCTCCGAGCTCTCCGGGATCGCCGCGGCGGGCGGCTACCTCTCGGCGGTCCCCCCCGGCACCTACCGCCTGTGTGAAGACATGGTCTCGGATCTCGATCACGGCGCGCTCGCCCACCCGGCGAACCTCGCGATCCCGACCGCGCTCCTGCTCGCCGCCGAGATCGGCCCCGACGCCCTCCGCACGACCACGGATCCGCGCTCGAGCGGTCTCGTCGACGCGGCAGAGCGGCTCGTGCTGTCGTCGCGGTTGAGATCGCGCGGCGAGACGGCCCACGTCGCGAGCCTCCGGGCCGCGGCGAGCCTCGTCGCGAACGCGATGGGGGCGCCGCTCGCGGAGCTGACGATCATCGCCGCCCACCTCGGCCCCGAGTCTTCCGCGGCGCGCATCGCGGGCGGCCGGTTCGAGCGCTTGGCCCCGAGCTTCGGCGCGCTGCCCGGCGCGGCGTCCTCGGGCGCGCTTCCCCTCGCGGAGCTGCTCCTCGGCCTCGCGAGCCACGACCTTCGATCCGACGAGATCGCCGCCGAGGTGCTCTCGGGAGGGGGCGGCCTCGCGATCTTCGCCGGCGCCTCCGACGAGGGCCGGAAGGCGTGGGTCGGCCCGGCGTTCGCCCGCGAGGCGGCGGCGGGCGTCCTCGCGCTCGCTGCGGGGGGGGCGCCGGTCGACGCGGTGGTGCTCACCGGCGAGCTCGTCGAGGACGCGGCGATCGCCGCGGCGGTCGTGAACAACATCCCGCTGGACGCGCCCATCGTGTGCGTGCCGGGCACGCTGGAGACGAGCGCGCTCTGCGCCGGGCTTCTTCGGGCGTGCGCCGATCCGACCGCCGCGGCGGACTACGTCGCGATCCGCGATCGCACCGCCGCCGAGCGCGCCGAGCAGGACCGCGCCCTCGACGCCGCGCTCTTCGGCGCGGAGCGTGCGCAGCGCGCCGTGCCGAGGCGCCGCGCGTGCTCCGTGAACGACATCATCCTCGCCGCCTCGGGGAAGGACGGCGACGCGCTGCCCGTGATCGCCATCGCGGGCGCGGACAACGAGGAGGCCCTGCTCGCGTCCAAGCTCGCCAACAACGAGGGCGGGGTGCGCCTCGCGCGGTTCCTGCTGGTCGGCCCGTACGGATCGATCTCCGACCTCGCCTGGGAGCTCGACGTCCCGATCGACGAGGAGAACTACTTCGTCGTCGACTCGCAGCGCCCGGTGGACACGGCGGTCGCGCTGTACGCGGACGGCGTCGCGGACATCGTCATGAAGGGCGCGGTCACCACGGCGGAGCTCCTCAAGGGCTACTTCTCCGGGCTGAAGGCCCGGGGGCTCGCCCGGCCCGGCCTGAAGCTGAGCCACATCGGGCTCTTCGACGTCCCCGGCCGCTCCAAGCTGATCGCCATCGCGGACGCGGCGCTGAACCCGGACCCGGATCTGGATCTGCGCGCCGTGATCCTCGAGAACTCGCTCGTCGCGCTCCGGGCGCTCGGCATCGATCGGCCGAAGGTCGCCGTGATCTCCGCGACGGAGAAGCCGAGCGACAAGGTGCTGTCCTCCATCGAGGGAAGGAAGATCGCGGAGCGGTTCGAGGGCCGCACGGATCTCATCGTCGAGGGCCCGATCTCCGTGGATCTCGCCCTCTCCCCCGATGCGGCGCGCGAGAAGCACTACGGCGGCCTCATCCGGGGCGACGCGGATCTGCTGCTCGTGCCGACGATAGACGTGGGGAACGCGATCTACAAGTCCCTGACCGTGGCGGGCGGGGCCACGACCGCGGGCGCGGTCATCGGCGGCGCGGCGCCCATCATCCTCACCTCGCGGGGTGACAGCGCGAGATCGAAGCTCTCGTCGATCGCGTTCGCAATCGTGCTCGCGAGGCGATCCGCACAGGAGGCGAACCGATGA